Proteins from a single region of Mytilus trossulus isolate FHL-02 chromosome 2, PNRI_Mtr1.1.1.hap1, whole genome shotgun sequence:
- the LOC134706005 gene encoding perlwapin-like protein, producing MNVYLFLGLFAYIKVNCQDLGTCPTFDFASACVLDFAFHCNDQDQCPYGYRCCPHGCNKRCVAVTVNGKHVGSCQSVFGRDGNKCTVDGSCEGHEKCCNGRCQTVRQQMLGFFFRSKINSN from the exons ATGAacgtttatttgtttttgggaCTTTTCGCTTATATAAAG gTGAACTGTCAAGATCTAGGCACTTGTCCTACATTTGACTTTGCATCAGCATGTGTTCTCGATTTTGCTTTCCATTGTAATGACCAAGACCAATGCCCATATG GATATCGATGCTGTCCTCATGGCTGCAATAAACGATGTGTAGCAGTTACAGTTAATGGAAAACACGTag GTTCTTGTCAGTCTGTCTTTGGTAGAGATGGAAATAAATGTACAGTAGATGGAAGTTGTGAAGGACACGAAAAGTGTTGTAATGGAAGATGCCAAACAGTTCGGCAACAAATGTTAGGGTTCTTTTTCCGGTCGAAAATTAATtcgaattga